The following coding sequences lie in one Syngnathoides biaculeatus isolate LvHL_M chromosome 16, ASM1980259v1, whole genome shotgun sequence genomic window:
- the kctd13 gene encoding BTB/POZ domain-containing adapter for CUL3-mediated RhoA degradation protein 1 translates to MSAEATVSGHAANSAQSAVSQPVFQSTVVDRQHGLLGSKYVKLNVGGSLHYTTVQTLTKEESLLQSICNGGTDVTIDSDGWVILDRSGRHFGLILNFLRDGSVPLPDDHRELDEILKEAQHYRVQGLIQHCVTAMQKQKDIFESVCRIPMITSAKEEQRMIATCRKPVVKLQNNRGNNKYSYTSNSDDNLLKNIELFDKLVLRFNGRVLFVKDVLGDEICCWSFYGEGRKIAEVCCTSIVYATEKKQTKVEFPEARIFEETLNILIYENGRRSGPGGFHLLDSRGPGSSAGAGQSEEEGAVGGDRRVRRIHVRRHIMHDERGHGQQTVYKD, encoded by the exons ATGTCTGCTGAGGCGACAGTCAGCGGTCATGCTGCAAACTCTGCCCAGTCTGCTGTTTCCCAGCCGGTTTTCCAAAGCACTGttgtagacagacaacatggCCTGTTGGGAAGCAAATATGTCAAGTTAAATGTGGGTGGCTCGCTGCATTATACAACTGTCCAGACACTGACCAAGGAGGAAAGTCTTCTGCAGAGCATTTGCAATGGAGGAACTGATGTGACCATTGACTCAGATG GCTGGGTGATTTTAGATAGAAGTGGCCGACATTTTGGGCTCATTTTGAACTTCCTGCGGGATGGATCGGTACCGCTCCCTGATGACCACCGAGAACTTGACGAGATCCTCAAAGAAGCTCAGCACTACAGGGTCCAAGGGCTTATCCAGCACTGCGTCACTGCCATGCAG AAGCAAAAGGACATTTTTGAAAGTGTGTGTCGCATCCCCATGATCACATCAGCTAAAGAAGAGCAGAGGATGATTGCTACCTGTAGAAAG CCGGTTGTAAAATTGCAGAACAACAGGGGAAATAACAAGTACTCGTACACCAG CAATTCAGACGACAATTTGTTGAAGAACATCGAACTGTTCGACAAACTCGTACTCCGCTTCAACGGCCGGGTGCTGTTTGTCAAAGATGTGCTGGGGGACGAGATCTGCTGCTGGTCTTTTTACGGCGAAGGTCGTAAAATTGCTGAAGTATGCTGCACATCCATCGTCTATGCCACAGAGAAGAAGCAGACCAAA GTTGAGTTTCCCGAAGCACGGATTTTCGAAGAAACCCTCAATATCCTCATTTATGAGAACGGCAGAAGATCCGGTCCGGGAGGCTTTCACCTCTTAGATTCGAGGGGGCCCGGCTCTTCGGCGGGCGCCGGCCAATCAGAGGAAGAGGGCGCAGTGGGCGGTGACAGGCGAGTGAGGCGAATCCACGTTCGGAGGCACATCATGCACGACGAAAGAGGGCACGGTCAGCAAACTGTGTACAAGGATTAA